In Helicobacter pylori, the DNA window CTAGGAATACAACAAAAATCCCAAATTGAGAGAATTTTATAGCTCTTTATAGGATTTTATAGGTTTGTAGTAACGGTAAGTTATCTTGTCTCTTTTAGCGATTTTGTGATTTGCAAGGAAAGATTTATGGATGAAATTAAAACGCTGTTAGTGGATTTTTTTCCGCAGGCAAAGCATTTTGGGATAATCTTAATCAAGGCTGTCATTGTCTTTTGTATAGGTTTTTATTTTTCGTTTTTCTTACGGAATAAAACCATGAAGCTTTTATCCAAAAAGGATGAGATTTTAGCGAATTTTGTCGCGCAGGTTACTTTTATCTTAATCCTTATCATCACCACAATCATTGCGCTCAGCACGCTAGGCGTGCAAACCACCTCTATTATCACTGTTTTAGGAACGGTGGGGATTGCGGTGGCGTTGGCTTTAAAAGATTACCTTTCAAGCATTGCTGGAGGGATAATCCTTATTATTTTGCACCCTTTCAAAAAAGGAGACATCATTGAAATCTCTGGCCTAGAGGGCAAAGTAGAAGCGCTTGATTTTTTTAATACTTCTTTACGCTTGCATGACGGACGCTTGGCGGTTTTGCCTAATAGAAGTGTCGCTAATTCTAATATTATTAATAGCAATAACACGGCATGTCGGCGCATTGAATGGGTTTGTGGGGTAGGGTATGGGAGCGATATTGAACTGGTGCATAAGACTATAAAAGATGTTATTGATGCAATGGAAAAAATTGATAAAAACATGCCCACTTTTATTGGGATCACGGATTTTGGACAAAGTTCGCTGAATTTCACCATTAGGGTTTGGGCAAAGATTGAAGACGGGATCTTTAATGTGAGGAGCGAACTCATTGAACGCATCAAAAACGCCCTAGACGCTAACCACATTGAAATCCCTTTCAATAAGTTAGATATTGCTATTAAAAATCAAGACTCTTCTAAGTGATTGGCGTGAGACGCATTGATTGTAGTGATACTTGAATTTTAAAGGAGAACTTATGTCTAGCGATTTTAAAAACCTTTTCATCGGTGCGGATAATTCTAAACGCACCAAGTTAACTTAATAGCGAAAAAAACCCTATCAATTCTCATTCGTTATCATCTCTTATTGATGCCTGCCTTTAAGGAATACAAGGAAGCTAAAAGCCAACTACCTCTCTTTAAAATCTCTGTCAATCCTAACCAATCCCTATCCGCCCAACTAAACAAGTATGATAAGAAAAAGTCAGCGTTAAGAGCCGTTTTAAACACAAGGTCAAA includes these proteins:
- the mscS gene encoding small-conductance mechanosensitive channel MscS, translating into MDEIKTLLVDFFPQAKHFGIILIKAVIVFCIGFYFSFFLRNKTMKLLSKKDEILANFVAQVTFILILIITTIIALSTLGVQTTSIITVLGTVGIAVALALKDYLSSIAGGIILIILHPFKKGDIIEISGLEGKVEALDFFNTSLRLHDGRLAVLPNRSVANSNIINSNNTACRRIEWVCGVGYGSDIELVHKTIKDVIDAMEKIDKNMPTFIGITDFGQSSLNFTIRVWAKIEDGIFNVRSELIERIKNALDANHIEIPFNKLDIAIKNQDSSK